One window of Acomys russatus chromosome 28, mAcoRus1.1, whole genome shotgun sequence genomic DNA carries:
- the LOC127210628 gene encoding small ubiquitin-related modifier 2-like, with amino-acid sequence MADEKPKEGVKTENNDHINLKVAGQDGSVVQFKIKRRTPLSKLMKAYCERQGLSMRQIRFRFDGQPINETDTPAQLEMADKDTIDVCQQQTGGVY; translated from the coding sequence ATGGCCGACGAGAAACCCAAGGAAGGAGTCAAGACTGAGAACAACGATCATATTAATTTGAAGGTGGCGGGGCAGGATGGTTCGGTGGTGCAGTTTAAGATTAAGAGGCGCACACCACTTAGTAAACTAATGAAAGCCTATTGTGAACGACAGGGCTTGTCGATGAGGCAGATCAGATTCCGGTTTGATGGACAACCAATCAATGAAACAGACACACCTGCACAGCTGGAAATGGCGGACAAAGATACGATTGATGTGTGTCAGCAGCAGACAGGAGGTGTCTACTAA
- the Gfi1 gene encoding zinc finger protein Gfi-1 encodes MPRSFLVKSKKAHSYHQPRSPGPDYSLRLETVPALGRADGGVVSANEAAKMETGDRLSPDSQLTEAPDRASASPNSCEGSVCDQSSEFEDFWRPPSPSVSPASEKSLCRSLDEAQPYTLPLKPYAWSGLAGSDLRHLVRSYRQCSALERSAGLSLFCERGAEPGHPAARYGPEPAAGEAGAGPPGSCGGGGGAGGATTGAGLGLYGDFGPVAAAGLYERPSAAAGRLYQDRAHELHADKSVGVKVESELLCTRLLLGGGSYKCIKCSKVFSTPHGLEVHVRRSHSGTRPFACEMCGKTFGHAVSLEQHKAVHSQERSFDCKICGKSFKRSSTLSTHLLIHSDTRPYPCQYCGKRFHQKSDMKKHTFIHTGEKPHKCQVCGKAFSQSSNLITHSRKHTGFKPFGCDLCGKGFQRKVDLRRHRETQHGLK; translated from the exons ATGCCGCGCTCCTTCCTGGTCAAGAGCAAGAAGGCGCACAGCTACCACCAACCGCGTTCCCCGGGGCCAGACTACTCCCTCCGCCTGGAGACGGTGCCTGCGCTGGGCAGAGCAG ACGGAGGCGTTGTGAGTGCGAACGAAGCGGCGAAGATGGAGACCGGAGACCGTTTGTCCCCCGACTCTCAGCTAACCGAGGCTCCCGACAGAGCCTCTGCGTCTCCCAACAGCTGCGAAGGCAGCGTCTGTGACCAGAGCTCCGAGTTCGAGGACTTCTGGAGGCCGCCTTCTCCCTCGGTGTCTCCAG CGTCCGAAAAGTCCCTGTGCCGGTCTCTGGACGAAGCCCAGCCCTACACGCTGCCTCTCAAGCCCTACGCGTGGAGCGGCCTTGCGGGGTCTGACCTGAGGCACCTGGTGCGGAGCTACCGGCAGTGCAGCGCCCTGGAGCGCAGCGCGGGGCTGAGCCTGTTCTGCGAGCGCGGCGCGGAGCCCGGCCACCCGGCCGCACGGTACGGCCCTGAGCCGGCTGCGGGCGAAGCAGGTGCGGGGCCGCCGGGgagctgcggcggcggcggcggtgcaGGAGGCGCCACCACCGGCGCGGGCTTGGGGCTCTACGGTGACTTCGGGCCTGTGGCGGCGGCCGGGCTGTACGAAAGGCCCAGCGCAGCAGCAGGCCGGCTGTACCAAGATCGGGCCCACGAACTCCACGCAGACAAGAGCGTGGGCGTCAAGGTGGAGTCAGAGCTGCTGTGCACCCGCCTGCTCCTGGGCGGCGGCTCCTACAAGTGCATCAAATGCAGCAAG GTGTTCTCCACACCGCACGGGCTGGAGGTGCACGTGCGCCGGTCCCACAGCGGCACGAGACCCTTTGCGTGCGAGATGTGCGGCAAGACCTTCGGGCACGCGGTGAGCCTGGAGCAGCACAAGGCCGTGCACTCGCAG GAACGCAGCTTTGATTGTAAGATCTGCGGCAAGAGCTTCAAGAGGTCATCCACGCTGTCCACACATCTCCTCATCCACTCCGACACCCGGCCCTACCCCTGCCAGTACTGCGGCAAGAGATTCCACCAGAAGTCAGACATGAAGAAACACACCTTCATCCACACAG GTGAGAAGCCCCACAAATGCCAGGTGTGTGGCAAAGCGTTCAGTCAGAGCTCCAACCTCATCACGCACAGCAGAAAGCACACAGGCTTCAAGCCCTTTGGCTGTGACCTGTGCGGGAAGGGCTtccagaggaaggtggatctcagGAGGCACCGGGAGACGCAGCATGGACTCAAATGA